TCAGCAAAAGCCACAGCAATACCAAAGTCTGTTACTTTAGCCGTTCCATCTTTGGTCAGTAAAACATTTTGAGGTTTTAAATCCCGATGAATAATACCCTTTTGGTGGGCAAGAGTCATAGCAGAAAGAACCTCTTTCATGATTCTAATGACTTCAGCATTTGATAAAGGAGCGTGATCTTGAATGTATTTCTTCAAGTCGGCGCCATCAACATATTCCATTGCAAGGAATTGCTGACCGTCTTCTTCTCCAATGTCACGAATGGCTACAATATTAGGATGATTAAGTTCTGCCATGGCACGTGCTTCCCGCTGAAAACGTGTCACAGCAACCTGATCTGTCTGATAATTCGTACGTAGAACCTTAATGGCCACTTCCTCATTATCTAAAATCAAATCATTAGCTAAATAAACATCCGCCATCCCACCTCGTCCGATAGACTGGAGAATCCGATAACGACCAGCAAATAATTTGCCAATCTGAATCATTGATCTCCCTCACTTTCGGCGTGAATTAAGGCTACAGTGATATTGTCAAGCCCACCTGCATCATTAGCTAATTGAATCAAATGCTTGGCTTTTTCATCTAAGTCCTTTGTTTCATCAGTTAGAACAGCAACAATAGCTTCATTCGAAATCATATTCGTCAAACCATCACTATTAACTAAAAGATAATCATTTGCTCCTAAGGTTTGAATACCAAGATCTGGTTCAACTGGACTAGCTTGTCCAATAGATTGTGTGATAATATTGTTTTGAGGGTGGCTAGCAGCCTCTTCTTCTGTTATTTGGCCAGCCTTAACTAATTCATTGACTAGAGAGTGATCACTAGTCAATTGCGTATAAACCCCATCGTGAATTAAACTAATTCGTGAATCACCAATATGAGCAAAAAGAACATTATTTTCAATGATAACTAAGGCTTCAATAGTTGTCCCCATACCTTGAAAATCATCTGTTTGACCCAATTCATAAATCCGACGATTAACTTTTTCGATATTATTAACCAGCCAATCACGAATTTGTCCTAAGTCCGTTAAGTCTGTATTAATCCATTCGCGCCCCAAATCAGTAACGGTCATCTCACTGGCTATATTTCCAGCACGATGACCGCCCATGCCATCTGCCAATACAATCAGTGTATGCCCCGCACGATTATCAAATTTATTGATAAAATCTTGATTATTAGAACGCTTCTGTCCAATATCTGTAAAAAGGGAAATTTTCATATGCTCGTTGTCTGACAAGGTCAGCCTCCTCCTAAATCTTACGAAATACGCTTAACTTGGCTGATAAAAAAACCGTCTGTTAGATATTGTTCAGGTGTAATAAGAAGACAACCATCAACGACAAT
This region of Streptococcus mutans genomic DNA includes:
- a CDS encoding Stp1/IreP family PP2C-type Ser/Thr phosphatase; translation: MKISLFTDIGQKRSNNQDFINKFDNRAGHTLIVLADGMGGHRAGNIASEMTVTDLGREWINTDLTDLGQIRDWLVNNIEKVNRRIYELGQTDDFQGMGTTIEALVIIENNVLFAHIGDSRISLIHDGVYTQLTSDHSLVNELVKAGQITEEEAASHPQNNIITQSIGQASPVEPDLGIQTLGANDYLLVNSDGLTNMISNEAIVAVLTDETKDLDEKAKHLIQLANDAGGLDNITVALIHAESEGDQ